Proteins encoded by one window of Dokdonella sp.:
- a CDS encoding DUF1800 family protein, producing the protein MRITLRMAAGVAASVLACATAHAGEHLFDSGFDHRNEGPYSDADAARFLTQATFGPTLAEIARLRAIGYNTWLAEQAAATPSRHRPYLEAQAAAGLDVYQNSRQEAWWLHAVRGQDQLRQRVAFALSELLVVSDQSGAIEGNPIAMANYYDLLVEGAFGNYRSLLEQVTLSPVMGHYLSMFKNRKPDTALGIRPDENYAREIMQLFSVGLVQLNMDGTVISSGGQPVPTYNQETIRGFAHVFTGWNWANCPTNNWEWCPSGPVDWPEPGWDAYWLQPMAPMAAYHASAGTKQLLVYPGVALPNGVLPAGGSAQSNLQAALDNVFNHPNVAPFIARHLIKRLVSSNPSPAYVGRVAAVFANNGLGARGDLGATVRAVLMDSEARILPTLASNRGKLREPLLRLTQLWRALDGRADDGRYREWNPEYSFGQAALRSPSVFNFFLPDYRPPGELSNLGLDAPEFQITTDTTIASVASALGAKVYWSWRGQGGQSPEDIVVDLGPEVALAHNPARLVDRYDLLFMGRTMSPFMFDTITGYISTMPNTNSGRRERVQNAIWLIQSSPEYAIER; encoded by the coding sequence ATGAGAATCACGCTGCGGATGGCCGCAGGGGTCGCCGCGTCGGTTCTGGCCTGCGCCACTGCGCACGCCGGCGAGCACCTTTTCGATTCTGGCTTCGACCATCGCAACGAAGGGCCATATTCCGATGCCGACGCGGCACGTTTCCTGACCCAGGCGACCTTCGGGCCCACGCTGGCGGAAATCGCACGCCTGCGCGCGATCGGCTACAACACCTGGCTCGCCGAACAGGCCGCGGCCACGCCGAGCCGGCATCGCCCCTACCTGGAAGCCCAGGCCGCCGCCGGCCTTGATGTCTACCAGAACAGTCGTCAGGAAGCCTGGTGGCTGCATGCCGTGCGCGGCCAGGACCAGTTGCGCCAGCGCGTCGCCTTTGCCCTGAGCGAGCTGCTCGTCGTCTCCGACCAGAGCGGTGCGATCGAGGGCAATCCGATCGCCATGGCGAACTACTACGACCTCCTCGTCGAAGGCGCATTCGGCAACTACCGCAGCCTGCTCGAACAGGTGACGCTGAGCCCGGTCATGGGCCACTACCTGTCGATGTTCAAGAACCGCAAGCCGGACACCGCGCTCGGGATCCGGCCGGACGAAAACTACGCGCGCGAGATCATGCAGCTGTTCTCGGTCGGCCTGGTCCAGCTCAACATGGACGGCACGGTGATCTCCTCGGGCGGCCAGCCCGTGCCGACCTACAACCAGGAAACGATCCGTGGCTTCGCCCACGTATTCACCGGCTGGAACTGGGCGAATTGCCCGACCAACAACTGGGAATGGTGTCCTTCCGGACCGGTCGATTGGCCGGAACCGGGCTGGGATGCGTACTGGTTGCAACCGATGGCGCCGATGGCTGCCTACCATGCAAGCGCAGGCACCAAGCAACTGCTCGTCTATCCGGGCGTGGCCCTGCCCAACGGCGTGCTGCCAGCCGGTGGCAGTGCGCAATCGAACCTGCAGGCCGCGCTCGACAATGTGTTCAACCACCCCAACGTCGCCCCGTTCATCGCCCGCCATCTGATCAAGCGCCTGGTCAGCAGCAATCCGAGCCCGGCCTACGTCGGGCGCGTGGCCGCGGTGTTCGCCAACAACGGGCTGGGCGCACGTGGCGACCTCGGCGCGACCGTGCGCGCGGTGCTGATGGACAGCGAAGCGCGCATCCTGCCGACGCTGGCCAGCAACCGCGGCAAGCTGCGCGAGCCGCTGCTGCGCCTGACCCAGCTCTGGCGAGCGCTCGACGGCCGCGCCGACGACGGCCGCTACCGCGAATGGAATCCCGAGTATTCGTTCGGCCAGGCCGCGTTGCGCTCACCGAGCGTGTTCAACTTCTTCCTGCCCGACTATCGTCCACCCGGCGAGCTGTCGAACCTTGGCCTCGACGCACCGGAATTCCAGATCACCACCGACACCACAATCGCCAGCGTCGCCAGCGCCCTCGGCGCCAAGGTGTACTGGTCCTGGCGTGGTCAGGGTGGGCAATCGCCGGAGGACATCGTCGTCGACCTCGGTCCGGAAGTCGCACTCGCCCACAATCCAGCGCGCCTGGTCGACCGCTACGACCTCCTGTTCATGGGTCGCACGATGTCACCTTTCATGTTCGACACGATCACCGGCTACATCTCGACGATGCCGAACACGAACAGTGGTCGCCGCGAACGCGTGCAGAACGCGATCTGGCTGATCCAGAGTTCCCCCGAATACGCCATCGAGCGCTGA
- a CDS encoding YkgJ family cysteine cluster protein — MASIQRRSLPRMSHDIAAEYRRTGLAEHATAMGELAQGDPLRAVTASYRRHERIFDAALAESGAKLDCRAGCAWCCHYKVDVRADEALAIVEHVRTRLDAATRERVIDAARRNAATIRALTPAQHMTTNLACCFLVEGACSIYPARPFACRNHHSTDVEMCRAEYESPGRTDLPDSSVPLLKARCGGHREGRQSAVLHSGLDVRAYDLTTAFLDVLDNASASRRLRQGKRALIEAIVVD; from the coding sequence ATGGCTTCGATCCAGCGCCGTAGCCTGCCGCGCATGAGCCACGACATCGCCGCCGAATACCGCCGCACCGGCCTGGCCGAGCACGCGACCGCCATGGGTGAACTCGCGCAGGGCGATCCCTTGCGCGCCGTCACCGCCTCGTACCGCCGCCACGAACGAATCTTCGATGCCGCGCTCGCCGAATCCGGTGCGAAGCTCGATTGCCGCGCCGGCTGTGCCTGGTGCTGCCACTACAAGGTCGATGTGCGCGCCGACGAGGCGCTGGCGATTGTCGAACACGTGCGCACCCGCCTCGATGCGGCCACGCGCGAGCGCGTCATCGATGCGGCGCGGCGCAACGCGGCGACGATCCGCGCGCTCACGCCCGCGCAGCACATGACCACCAACCTGGCCTGCTGCTTCCTTGTCGAAGGCGCCTGTTCGATCTATCCGGCGCGGCCGTTCGCCTGCCGCAACCACCACTCGACCGACGTCGAGATGTGCAGGGCCGAGTACGAATCACCGGGTCGAACCGATTTGCCCGATAGCTCGGTGCCCCTGCTCAAGGCGCGCTGCGGCGGGCATCGCGAGGGGCGCCAGTCGGCCGTGCTGCACAGCGGCCTCGACGTGCGCGCCTACGACCTGACCACCGCCTTCCTCGATGTGCTCGACAACGCCAGTGCATCGAGGCGCCTGCGTCAGGGCAAGCGTGCCCTGATCGAGGCGATCGTGGTCGACTGA
- a CDS encoding acyltransferase, giving the protein MRTPSTELPALTGLRGFAALWVLLLHVWFFAGEPALQLWSGGPAFGPFFNLGWAGVDVFFCLSAFLLAMPFARWRYDGAPRPDTGRYLWRRTLRIYPAYLLQLGILLGIATLTGEGRLLDLRELVAHVFLWFNMGRDWVAPLVGVWFTLPIEFAFYLLLPFLAPMLDRGRWPWLLVGAVAVTLGWRVLAYGLVAAEPVPIRVVEIERLPGRIDQFVIGMLAGAAFVASLSSGWRPRRRALWFWGGVAGCTLLLAALYVVRADYWDGHPLLFVWHGLFSASLLPVLLAAAWGDRSAVMLFGSRVLRHLGRVSFGVYLWHMPIVLAVLPHIPAAWGAATKLAVLLAIVLPATLIVAQASFVLVERPLLERGRRARLPAA; this is encoded by the coding sequence ATGCGCACTCCATCTACCGAACTGCCCGCGTTGACCGGTCTGCGTGGCTTCGCCGCGCTCTGGGTGCTGTTGTTGCACGTGTGGTTCTTCGCCGGCGAGCCGGCGTTGCAGCTGTGGTCCGGCGGTCCTGCGTTCGGTCCGTTCTTCAATCTCGGCTGGGCCGGTGTAGACGTGTTCTTCTGCCTGTCGGCCTTCCTGCTGGCGATGCCGTTCGCACGTTGGCGTTACGACGGTGCACCAAGACCGGATACGGGCCGTTACCTGTGGCGCCGCACGCTGCGCATCTACCCGGCCTATCTGTTGCAACTCGGCATCCTGCTCGGCATTGCCACGCTGACCGGCGAGGGACGCCTGCTCGACCTGCGCGAGTTGGTCGCGCATGTGTTCCTCTGGTTCAACATGGGCCGCGACTGGGTGGCACCGCTGGTCGGTGTCTGGTTCACCCTGCCGATCGAGTTCGCGTTCTATCTGCTGCTGCCATTCCTCGCGCCGATGCTCGACCGCGGTCGCTGGCCTTGGCTGCTCGTCGGTGCGGTCGCGGTCACGCTCGGCTGGCGCGTGCTTGCCTATGGACTGGTCGCCGCCGAACCGGTCCCCATCCGCGTGGTCGAGATCGAGCGTCTGCCCGGCCGCATCGACCAGTTCGTCATCGGCATGCTCGCCGGCGCGGCATTCGTCGCCTCGTTGTCGAGCGGCTGGCGGCCGCGTCGCCGGGCCTTGTGGTTCTGGGGTGGCGTTGCCGGCTGCACGCTCCTGCTCGCGGCGCTGTATGTGGTCCGTGCCGACTACTGGGACGGTCATCCGCTGCTGTTCGTCTGGCATGGCCTGTTCAGCGCCAGCCTGCTGCCGGTGCTGCTCGCCGCGGCCTGGGGTGATCGTTCCGCCGTCATGCTGTTCGGCAGCCGCGTGCTGCGGCATCTCGGTCGCGTCAGTTTCGGCGTCTACCTGTGGCATATGCCGATCGTGCTGGCGGTGTTGCCCCATATCCCGGCGGCATGGGGTGCGGCCACGAAGCTCGCCGTGTTGCTCGCCATCGTGCTGCCGGCGACGCTCATCGTCGCCCAGGCGTCGTTCGTGCTGGTCGAACGGCCGCTGCTCGAACGGGGCCGGCGTGCAAGACTCCCTGCAGCGTGA
- a CDS encoding PA0069 family radical SAM protein, producing the protein MSAHDPDDLTRPTRIKGRGAASNREGRFEAIAKTIEDDGWHRETDASPRPPTEVTLERARSIISRNDSPDVPFTQSINPYRGCEHGCIYCYARPSHGYLNLSSGLDFETKLFAKTNAAERLREELGRRGYACSPINLGANTDPYQPIERKLRITRAILEVLAEHRHPLTIVTKNALVERDLDLLVPMARECLVHVFLSVTSLDNRLASTLEPRASAPHRRLEAIARLNEAGVQCGVLVAPIIPAVTDAFLEEILERAAANGARHAGYTLIRLPHELAGLFREWLDLHLPERAEHVMSLVRQSRGGRDNDPDFATRMRGSGVFADLIRQRFALACRRLGLNRTRDLGLDATRFRVPNSASPQGSLF; encoded by the coding sequence ATGTCCGCACACGATCCCGACGACCTGACCCGCCCGACCCGCATCAAGGGGCGCGGCGCCGCTTCGAACCGCGAAGGCCGCTTCGAGGCGATCGCGAAGACGATCGAGGACGACGGCTGGCATCGCGAGACCGATGCATCGCCACGCCCACCGACCGAGGTCACGCTCGAACGCGCACGCTCGATCATCAGCCGCAACGACTCGCCCGACGTGCCGTTCACGCAGTCGATCAATCCTTATCGCGGCTGCGAACACGGCTGCATCTACTGCTATGCGCGACCATCACACGGCTATCTCAATCTATCGTCCGGCCTCGATTTCGAGACGAAGCTGTTCGCCAAGACCAATGCCGCCGAACGCCTGCGCGAGGAACTCGGCCGCCGCGGCTACGCCTGCTCGCCGATCAACCTCGGCGCCAACACCGATCCCTACCAGCCGATCGAGCGCAAGCTCCGCATCACGCGCGCGATCCTCGAAGTGCTGGCCGAGCATCGCCACCCGCTGACCATCGTGACCAAGAACGCGCTGGTCGAGCGCGATCTCGACCTGCTCGTACCGATGGCACGCGAATGCCTGGTGCACGTGTTCCTCTCCGTGACCTCGCTCGACAACCGCCTGGCCAGCACGCTCGAACCGCGCGCGAGCGCGCCGCATCGCCGCCTGGAAGCCATCGCCAGGCTCAATGAAGCCGGTGTGCAATGCGGCGTGCTCGTCGCACCGATCATCCCGGCGGTGACCGATGCCTTCCTCGAGGAGATTCTTGAACGTGCTGCCGCCAACGGTGCACGCCATGCCGGCTACACCCTGATCCGCCTGCCGCACGAACTCGCCGGGCTGTTCCGCGAATGGCTGGACCTGCACCTGCCGGAACGTGCCGAACACGTGATGAGCCTGGTCCGGCAGTCACGCGGCGGTCGCGACAACGACCCTGACTTCGCCACGCGCATGCGCGGCAGTGGCGTGTTCGCCGACCTGATCCGTCAACGCTTCGCACTTGCCTGCCGCCGGCTCGGCCTCAACCGCACGCGCGACCTCGGCCTCGACGCAACCCGCTTCCGCGTACCGAATTCCGCCTCGCCGCAGGGATCGCTGTTCTGA
- a CDS encoding lysophospholipid acyltransferase family protein — translation MSADRFPAALPPSMPQFPQHAGRRLARWVLTLAGWRLTGTIPDLPRAVMIGAPHSSWWDGVWGLLMKVAIGADVSFMAKRELFVGPLGWVLRKLGGIPIERSATHGLVEQMAARLREQPKLWVGIAPEGTRKRVAKWKSGFWHIARAAGVPIVPIHFHYPERTIGFGPPLMPGEDMDADIAALRAYYAPFRGKHRGVD, via the coding sequence TTGAGCGCGGACCGTTTCCCGGCCGCCCTGCCGCCGTCGATGCCACAGTTTCCGCAGCACGCGGGGCGCCGCCTCGCGCGCTGGGTGCTTACGCTGGCCGGCTGGCGCCTCACTGGCACGATTCCCGACCTGCCGCGTGCGGTGATGATCGGCGCGCCGCACAGCTCGTGGTGGGACGGCGTGTGGGGCCTGCTGATGAAGGTCGCGATCGGCGCCGACGTCTCGTTCATGGCCAAGCGCGAACTGTTCGTCGGTCCGCTCGGCTGGGTGCTGCGCAAGCTCGGCGGCATCCCGATCGAACGCAGCGCAACGCATGGCCTGGTCGAGCAGATGGCGGCGCGCCTGCGCGAACAGCCCAAGCTCTGGGTCGGCATCGCCCCCGAGGGCACGCGCAAGCGCGTGGCGAAATGGAAGAGCGGCTTCTGGCACATCGCCCGCGCCGCCGGGGTGCCGATCGTGCCGATCCATTTCCACTATCCGGAACGCACCATCGGCTTCGGCCCGCCGCTGATGCCCGGCGAGGACATGGACGCCGATATCGCCGCCCTGCGCGCGTACTACGCGCCGTTTCGCGGCAAGCATCGCGGCGTCGATTGA
- the arfB gene encoding alternative ribosome rescue aminoacyl-tRNA hydrolase ArfB, with translation MLEIDARLSIPDEELVERFIRASGPGGQNVNKVASAVELRFDVASSPSLPEPLRARLLARRDRRLTDEGVLVIQANRFRDQAKNRDDARVRLAEVIRAAQHVPKKRVATKPTRASKERRIDAKKKRASIKQGRGARDWSGD, from the coding sequence ATGCTCGAGATCGACGCCCGCCTGTCCATCCCCGACGAGGAACTCGTCGAACGCTTCATACGCGCGTCGGGGCCGGGCGGGCAGAACGTCAACAAGGTCGCCAGCGCGGTCGAACTGCGCTTCGACGTGGCAAGTTCGCCGAGCCTGCCGGAACCATTGCGCGCGCGCCTGCTTGCGCGCCGCGACCGCCGCCTGACCGACGAAGGCGTGCTGGTCATCCAGGCCAATCGCTTCCGCGACCAGGCGAAGAACCGCGACGACGCGCGCGTGCGTCTCGCCGAGGTCATCCGCGCCGCCCAGCACGTGCCGAAGAAACGCGTCGCGACCAAGCCGACGCGTGCCTCCAAGGAACGCCGCATCGACGCCAAGAAGAAGCGTGCCTCGATCAAGCAGGGCCGCGGCGCGCGCGACTGGAGCGGCGATTGA
- a CDS encoding peptidoglycan -binding protein, with amino-acid sequence MSTLARRRRRTFDIWPGFVDALTSLIMVFVFVLLIFAIGQFVLSDSLAGKNRALDALNAQVAELARTLSLSEEQKRSLDARVAELAASLGRASDDRDTLRGALDAATGEAARLGTDIALLNELKAQLEAEVARLATALDTSNKDLAVQTEANAAATAQIELLNRQMSAIREQLARLENALDVANRDIDTKDATIADLGQRLNLALAERVGELERYRSEFFGRLREALGNRSDVQVSGDRFIVPTDILFPSGSAELDPAGQERLAMLADTVREVAAEIPSSIDWVLRIDGHTDRRPIHTERFPSNWELSTARAVAIVKYLVVQGIPAHRLSANGFGQFQPLDSGDGEAAYARNRRIELQLTNR; translated from the coding sequence GTGAGCACGCTTGCACGCCGGCGGCGGCGCACGTTCGACATCTGGCCCGGCTTCGTCGACGCGCTGACCTCGCTGATCATGGTGTTCGTGTTCGTGCTGCTGATCTTCGCGATTGGCCAATTCGTGCTCTCCGATTCACTGGCCGGCAAGAACCGTGCACTCGATGCACTGAACGCCCAGGTCGCCGAACTCGCGCGCACGCTGTCGCTGAGCGAGGAACAGAAGCGTTCGCTCGATGCGCGCGTGGCCGAACTGGCCGCCTCGCTCGGCCGGGCCAGCGACGATCGCGACACGCTGCGCGGCGCACTCGACGCAGCGACCGGCGAGGCGGCGCGACTCGGCACCGACATCGCCCTGCTCAACGAACTGAAGGCGCAGCTCGAAGCCGAGGTTGCGCGCCTGGCCACGGCGCTGGACACCTCGAACAAGGACCTCGCCGTGCAGACCGAAGCCAATGCCGCGGCGACCGCACAGATCGAACTGCTGAACCGGCAGATGAGCGCGATCCGTGAACAGTTGGCAAGACTCGAAAACGCGCTCGACGTCGCCAACCGGGATATCGACACGAAGGACGCGACGATCGCCGACCTCGGCCAACGCCTCAATCTCGCCTTGGCCGAGCGCGTCGGCGAACTCGAGCGCTACCGCTCGGAATTCTTCGGCCGCCTGCGCGAAGCGCTCGGCAACCGCAGCGACGTGCAGGTCTCGGGCGACCGCTTCATCGTGCCGACCGACATCCTGTTTCCGTCCGGCTCGGCCGAACTCGACCCGGCCGGACAGGAACGCCTTGCCATGCTCGCCGACACCGTGCGCGAAGTCGCCGCCGAAATCCCCTCGAGCATCGACTGGGTGCTGCGCATCGATGGCCACACCGACCGCCGGCCGATCCACACCGAACGCTTCCCGTCGAACTGGGAACTGTCGACCGCGCGCGCGGTGGCGATCGTCAAGTACCTCGTCGTGCAGGGCATCCCGGCCCATCGCCTGTCGGCCAACGGCTTCGGCCAGTTCCAGCCGCTCGATTCCGGCGACGGCGAAGCGGCCTATGCCCGCAACCGGCGCATCGAGTTGCAACTGACCAATCGTTGA
- a CDS encoding flagellar motor protein MotA — MSRPSRALLWMSAFLAGVATLAFLVAPRLAAMFMANPFFNGVIVLVLAAGILVNVRQVLVLSREVEWIESFRRSNPERGTHGNPRLLAPMARMLGGRERGRATLSAASMRTLLDSVQLRLEESRDLSRYLIGLAIFLGLLGTFWGLLVTIASVTGIIGSLDVGNDAATMFGALKEHLKEPLGGMSTSFSTSLFGLASSLVIGFLDLQAGGAQNRFHNELEEWLSGMTHLSSGHALDADASVPAYVQALLEQTADGLERMQRAIVENERERRGSNEQFAEIATQLGRLNELLSRDVRERQAATETQNELRKLLRQFAAEAPTESRLADDLRAELRLLSRTIAAAVGPREPRR; from the coding sequence ATGAGCCGACCTTCACGTGCGCTGCTCTGGATGTCGGCCTTCCTCGCCGGCGTTGCCACGTTGGCCTTCCTCGTCGCGCCGCGCCTGGCCGCGATGTTCATGGCCAACCCGTTCTTCAACGGCGTGATCGTGCTCGTGCTCGCCGCCGGCATCCTGGTCAACGTCCGCCAGGTGCTCGTGCTGTCGCGCGAGGTCGAGTGGATCGAATCGTTCCGCCGCTCGAACCCTGAACGCGGCACGCACGGCAACCCGCGCCTGCTCGCACCGATGGCTCGCATGCTCGGTGGTCGCGAGCGTGGACGCGCAACCTTGTCGGCGGCATCGATGCGCACCCTGCTCGACAGCGTGCAGTTGCGCCTAGAGGAATCGCGCGACCTCTCGCGCTATCTGATCGGGCTGGCCATCTTCCTCGGCCTGCTCGGCACCTTCTGGGGCCTGCTGGTGACGATCGCCTCGGTGACCGGGATCATTGGTTCGCTGGACGTCGGCAACGATGCGGCGACCATGTTCGGTGCGCTCAAGGAGCACTTGAAGGAACCGCTGGGCGGCATGTCGACGAGCTTTTCGACCTCGCTGTTCGGCCTCGCCAGTTCGCTGGTGATCGGCTTCCTCGACCTGCAGGCCGGCGGTGCACAGAACCGCTTCCACAACGAGCTGGAGGAATGGTTGTCCGGCATGACCCATCTGTCCTCTGGCCACGCGCTCGACGCCGACGCCTCCGTGCCGGCCTACGTGCAAGCCCTGCTCGAACAGACCGCCGACGGCCTCGAACGCATGCAGCGCGCGATTGTCGAGAACGAACGCGAGCGCCGCGGCAGCAACGAGCAGTTCGCCGAGATCGCCACCCAGCTCGGCCGCCTCAACGAACTGCTGTCGCGCGATGTGCGCGAACGCCAAGCGGCGACCGAGACGCAGAACGAACTGCGCAAGCTGCTGCGCCAGTTCGCCGCAGAGGCGCCGACCGAGTCGCGCCTGGCAGACGATCTGCGAGCCGAGCTGCGCCTGCTCTCGCGCACGATCGCCGCTGCAGTCGGCCCGCGCGAGCCGCGTCGGTGA
- the hrpB gene encoding ATP-dependent helicase HrpB, which translates to MDAVRLHATRFPIDEVLPALRESLARHPRLVLEAPPGAGKTTRVPPALLDEPWLQGRRILMLEPRRIAARAAAGFMADARGEEIGATIGFRIRGEARVSAATRIEVLTEGILTRLLQDDPELAGVGAILFDEFHERHLHGDLGAALALDVQANLRPDLRLVIMSATLDGERIAHWFDAPRLTSAGRSFAVDIDWPPPRAGEAWPERGWPQHVRRTVEAALAGNDGDVLVFLPGRREIDLARDALATSLDAKVDLVALHGELTLAEQRAALAPALPGRRRVVLATNVAESSVTLPGIRTVVDSGLAREPRFDPNSGFTRLAVVNISQASAEQRAGRAGRVAAGRCHRLWPQSRRLEPARTPEIAQVELAQLALELAAWGSDVLPWLDPPPPGALAQARDLLVRLGALDRGGRIDRFGRDMLAFGAHPRLAAAVLRAGQAKALACDLAALVETRDPLRGGGVRNDDLRTRVQALAAWRARRPVGDADAGALAAIAQAAETWRRRAGLVRGESEVVPATAVGDVLAHAWPDRIARQDPANPRRYTLANGRGAHLGDESALIGEPWLVVVDLRADVRDSLIRLAAPLDPALLERDFADTFVRERVVRWNRETRTVEAWEQRRFDAIVLERHRAAARPEDSVPALIAAVRELGLDVLPWSEPARALRLRTTRLRTWWPELDLPDLSDERLLASLDDWLAPYLAGVTRLDAIGAGVLGEALAAHFDHAQRRALDEHAPTTVRVPSGLERRIDYSVDGPPVLAVKLQELFGLADTPRIAGGRVALTLHLLSPGGRPIQVTQDLASFWERTYPEVKKELKGRYPKHPWPDDPWTATPTHRAKPRAQ; encoded by the coding sequence ATGGACGCCGTTCGCTTGCACGCTACCCGCTTTCCGATCGACGAGGTGTTGCCCGCGCTGCGCGAGAGCCTCGCCCGACATCCGCGCCTCGTGCTCGAAGCGCCCCCCGGCGCGGGCAAGACCACGCGCGTGCCGCCCGCCCTGCTCGACGAACCATGGCTGCAGGGCCGGCGCATCCTCATGCTCGAACCACGCCGCATCGCCGCACGCGCAGCCGCCGGTTTCATGGCGGATGCGCGTGGCGAGGAGATCGGCGCGACCATCGGTTTCCGCATCCGCGGCGAAGCGCGCGTGTCGGCGGCGACACGCATCGAAGTGCTCACCGAGGGCATCCTCACACGGCTGCTGCAGGACGATCCCGAACTGGCCGGTGTCGGCGCGATCCTGTTCGACGAGTTCCACGAGCGTCACCTGCACGGCGACCTCGGCGCCGCCCTCGCCCTCGACGTGCAGGCCAACCTGCGGCCCGACCTGCGCCTGGTCATCATGTCGGCGACGTTGGACGGCGAACGCATCGCGCACTGGTTCGATGCGCCACGCCTGACCAGTGCAGGACGCAGCTTCGCGGTCGACATCGACTGGCCACCGCCACGTGCCGGCGAAGCCTGGCCCGAACGCGGTTGGCCGCAGCACGTGCGGCGCACGGTCGAGGCCGCACTGGCCGGCAATGACGGTGACGTGCTGGTGTTCCTGCCCGGCCGCCGCGAGATCGATCTCGCGCGCGACGCGCTGGCGACCTCGCTCGACGCCAAGGTCGATCTCGTCGCCCTGCATGGTGAACTCACCCTCGCCGAACAGCGCGCGGCGCTCGCACCGGCGCTGCCAGGCCGGCGCCGCGTCGTGCTGGCGACCAATGTCGCCGAATCGAGCGTGACCCTGCCCGGCATCCGTACCGTCGTCGACAGCGGTCTCGCGCGCGAACCGCGTTTCGATCCGAACTCGGGCTTCACGCGCCTGGCGGTGGTCAACATCTCGCAGGCCTCGGCCGAACAGCGCGCCGGACGTGCCGGACGCGTCGCCGCCGGTCGCTGCCATCGCCTGTGGCCGCAGAGCCGGCGCCTCGAACCGGCGCGTACACCCGAGATCGCCCAGGTCGAACTCGCCCAACTCGCCCTCGAACTCGCCGCCTGGGGTTCCGACGTGCTGCCGTGGCTCGATCCGCCACCGCCGGGCGCGCTGGCCCAGGCGCGTGACCTGCTGGTGCGTCTCGGCGCGCTCGACCGTGGCGGACGGATCGACAGGTTCGGCCGCGACATGCTCGCCTTCGGTGCACATCCACGCCTGGCCGCCGCGGTGTTGCGCGCCGGTCAGGCGAAGGCGCTCGCCTGCGACCTCGCCGCATTGGTCGAGACGCGCGATCCATTGCGCGGCGGCGGCGTGCGCAACGACGACCTGCGCACCCGCGTGCAGGCGCTCGCAGCCTGGCGTGCGCGCCGCCCGGTGGGCGACGCCGACGCCGGCGCACTGGCCGCGATCGCGCAAGCGGCCGAGACCTGGCGTCGACGGGCCGGCCTGGTGCGCGGTGAAAGCGAGGTCGTGCCGGCGACTGCCGTTGGCGACGTGCTCGCGCATGCCTGGCCCGACCGCATCGCCCGTCAGGATCCGGCCAATCCGCGCCGCTACACCCTGGCCAACGGTCGCGGCGCACACTTGGGTGATGAAAGCGCACTTATCGGCGAACCCTGGCTGGTCGTCGTCGACCTGCGTGCCGATGTCCGTGACAGCCTGATCCGGCTCGCCGCGCCGCTCGATCCGGCACTGCTCGAACGCGATTTCGCCGACACGTTCGTGCGTGAGCGGGTGGTGCGTTGGAACCGCGAAACGCGCACGGTGGAAGCCTGGGAGCAGCGCCGCTTCGACGCCATCGTGCTCGAACGCCATCGTGCCGCCGCACGACCCGAGGACAGCGTGCCTGCGCTCATCGCCGCCGTACGCGAACTCGGCCTCGACGTCCTGCCCTGGAGCGAGCCGGCACGTGCACTGCGTCTGCGCACGACCCGCCTGCGCACATGGTGGCCCGAGCTCGATCTACCCGATCTCTCCGATGAGCGCCTGCTGGCGAGCCTCGACGATTGGCTTGCGCCGTATCTGGCCGGCGTCACCCGCCTCGACGCGATCGGCGCCGGCGTGCTCGGCGAAGCGCTGGCCGCGCACTTCGACCATGCGCAACGGCGTGCCCTCGACGAGCACGCACCGACCACGGTGCGCGTGCCGAGCGGCCTCGAGCGACGCATCGACTACAGCGTCGACGGACCGCCCGTGCTCGCGGTCAAGCTGCAGGAACTGTTCGGCCTTGCCGATACGCCGCGCATCGCCGGCGGCCGCGTCGCCCTGACCCTGCACCTGCTCTCGCCAGGCGGACGACCGATCCAGGTCACCCAGGATCTCGCCAGCTTCTGGGAGCGCACGTATCCGGAGGTGAAGAAGGAACTCAAGGGCCGCTATCCGAAGCATCCCTGGCCGGACGATCCGTGGACGGCAACGCCGACGCATCGGGCGAAGCCGCGCGCCCAATGA